DNA sequence from the Gallaecimonas pentaromativorans genome:
CCCAGCAGGATCCCGTCAAGCATGGGTTAACTCCACAGTGAACCAGAAACAAGATAGATGCCTAGCAGGCGGGTCATCACCAGCCAGAACAGCACCACCACCGGCACCGACGCCAACAGCAATACCTTGACGCGCCGCTCCCCCATCACCCAATAGCCGGCCAGCAAAAAAGCCAGGGTCGCCACCATGAACCCCAGGGGCTCCATCGCCAGCGCGTAAAGCAGCATCAGCCCCAGCAAGGCTGCGGTGCGCGCCATGGCGCGGCGAGAAAAGCCGGCACCTTTTGCCTCACTTTTGGCTTCGGTAAAGCTCAGCACCAAGGCCAGGAGGCTGAACAGCGCGCCAAGGCCAGCGTAAATTTTGGGCAGGGTTGAGGAGGTGACCGCGTCCCTTACCTCTATGGGCAGCGGCACTATCTGCCAGGCGTAAAAGCCGTAAGCCAGGGAGAACACCAGGAACAGAAAGGCGCCCAGGCTGTCTTTGGTTATGTTCATCAGGTGCTCCTACTGGATAAAGCCGAGATCTTGCATGACCTGGCGCATGTCGGACTCTTGGCGCTCCAAGGACTGCAAGAAGGTCTTGGGCTCTTCATAAAGATTCAGCCAACCGTTGCGCTTGCGCACCGCCTCCCACTGGGGCGTGGCCATCAGCTTTTTAAAAAGCGCGGCGTATTCGGCGACTTTGGCGTCCGGCGTATCGGGAGAGGCAAACAGGCCCCGCCAGTTGGTAAAGCTCATGTCGCAGCCAAGAGATTTGAGGGTGGGGATATTGGGCCTGTCCGCTAACGGCTGCGGCGCCGTCATCGCCAAAATCTTGGCCTCACCGGAGTCGGCCAAGTCCAGGGCTTCGCTTAGCCCGGTCGACAGCAACTGCACCTCACCGGACAACAGCCCGGCTTTGGCACGACCACCAGCGTCGTAAGGAATGTATCTAAGGGCCCGGCCATTGCCGGTAGCGGCTTCAAAGGCCTGGGCCGCAACCAGGTGGTCCATGCTGCCCCGGGCCGAACCGCCCGCCACTTTGACCAGTCTTGGGTCCTTACGGTAGGCCGCCACCACGGCGTCCCAGCTTTGATAAGGGGAGTTTTTGGTCACCACAAAGGCGCCATAATCGGCGATAAGCCCCACCACGGGTTTAAGATCCCTAAAACTATTGGGGATCTGCCCGGATAGCGCCCGCAGCACGATGGGGGTGGAGTTGATCATCAACATGTCCCTCTGCTTGTTACCCATTTCGATAAGGTAAGCAATGGCGCGGCCGCCACCGCCTCCCGAGAGGTTTTGGAAGGAGGTGTTGTCGGCAAGGCCTGCCTTCACCAACGCCTCTCCCGTGCCCCTGGCGGTGGTGTCCCAACCACCACCGGGCCCGCCGGGGATCAAAAAGTGGATATCGGTTTTGGCCAGCAGGCTGCCGGGGAAGACCAGCAGCGCAGCCAACAGAAAAAAGGCCTTCATGGCAGGCTCCTAGAATAGGTATTGGGTTCTGAAGGTCAGGGCGTTACCGGTATCTTCATCGCCGACAAGGGCTGCCCGGCCCGGCCCCCCCACCTTGGAGTGAATAAGGTTAAGCATGAGCTTCACTTGCGGGCTGTAGTAATAGGAACTGCCCAGGGTGTAGGAAGTCACCTTGGTACCTTGGGTATCGGAGGCAGCATCCATACCGGAGACTCGCCCATAAAGCTCCCAGGCATTTTTAACGCCTTTGGGTTGGCTGAACACGGCGCTACCGGCTTTGTAC
Encoded proteins:
- a CDS encoding tripartite tricarboxylate transporter substrate binding protein, translating into MKAFFLLAALLVFPGSLLAKTDIHFLIPGGPGGGWDTTARGTGEALVKAGLADNTSFQNLSGGGGGRAIAYLIEMGNKQRDMLMINSTPIVLRALSGQIPNSFRDLKPVVGLIADYGAFVVTKNSPYQSWDAVVAAYRKDPRLVKVAGGSARGSMDHLVAAQAFEAATGNGRALRYIPYDAGGRAKAGLLSGEVQLLSTGLSEALDLADSGEAKILAMTAPQPLADRPNIPTLKSLGCDMSFTNWRGLFASPDTPDAKVAEYAALFKKLMATPQWEAVRKRNGWLNLYEEPKTFLQSLERQESDMRQVMQDLGFIQ
- a CDS encoding tripartite tricarboxylate transporter TctB family protein; amino-acid sequence: MNITKDSLGAFLFLVFSLAYGFYAWQIVPLPIEVRDAVTSSTLPKIYAGLGALFSLLALVLSFTEAKSEAKGAGFSRRAMARTAALLGLMLLYALAMEPLGFMVATLAFLLAGYWVMGERRVKVLLLASVPVVVLFWLVMTRLLGIYLVSGSLWS